CTTTCTTTATGTGCATTgctgctttgcctgcatgtatgtctgaatgAGATGTCTGATCCCCTAAAACTGCAATtagagctgtgagctgccatgtggttgctgggaattgaacccaggtcctcttaattgctgagccatctctccagctctattaAGACTTTCTTGAGTTACTTCCagcaggcattttgtcacagtattGGGAAGCTAATAGACACCCTGTGATGATTTGTTTCCGTGAAGATTTTAGAACGGAAATTATTTTTCCCATAGGATTTGAAGGCATCATTCCCTTATCTGTGTTTCCAGAGTAATAATTAAGAAGACTTAAGGCATCTTGATGTCAGAATCTTTGTGTATGCCttattttatctttctgaaaATTCACAGAATATTCTTAGTCTTTACTTTTCTGAAACTTCATACCTTAttgtgaaataataataatagtaactattattgttattgttattatttattatcattattattttgtttttttgagaatttatctgtgtagccttgggtatCCTGaagttcactctgtagatcaggctagcctcaacctcagagatctgcctgcttctgcctctggagtgctgggatcaaaggcatatgctaccaccaCCTGTctgtgaaattattattttttaaatcttgttctTGGTACTCACTGGGTCCTTTCAGTTTGGAAATTTAAGTTATTGACTTCTGGGAATTGTATTGAATTACATCACTGGTAATTTACCTCCCtctattttctctgttctctgtttttaGAACTCTGGCATATGACTGTTGGCCTTCCTAGATTggtcattaatttttcttttaatcttttccctctgatttttcttttatccttctcAACTACTTTCCTggaaattgggggtgggggatccaTTTGATTGTTGATTAATACATACCTTtcaaaaaagttttatttatttactttatgtatttggggtgctttgtctgcatatCTATGAATCATGTGCACGCGCGGTGCCccggagaccagaagagggtgtcaaatcccctgggaTCGGAATTACAGAGTTGTGGTTACAAATTGTTGTGAGTTGTGAACCATTATGTGGGTTCAggggatttgaacctaggttttctgggaaagcagcaagtgctcttaaccattgagccatccttccagtaccccagccccacccagccccagccccaccctcctttttttccccctcttcctccccctcccctctcccctcccccatcctcccctttctctctcgaCCAGAattcagagctcctcctgcctctgtctctctggagttctgggactaagggtgtgtgccaccacacccagtttctttctttctttttttttttttttggtttttcgagacagggtttctctgtatagccctggctgtcctgtaactcactttgtagaccaggctggccttgaactcagaaatccgcctgcctctgcctcccgagtgctgggattaaaggtgtgagccaccacgcctggccagtttctatttttaatgtctcAAGAGTTCTTCTTCATTCTTCAACACAGTCACACGTGTCTGCATCCTCTTTGTGACTCTAGATACAGCTCCATCCTTTCCGGCACTGGGAAAGTTAGtgaatttatttcttccttgtgcTTTCTCCACTTGACTGTTTTTGCCTGCTCTCTTTAATGGTAATACATATTCCTTTGGATGTTTTATGACCCTTGGTTTTCTGAACTGGAGTCTGTGGCCCATGAGTACGGCTTGGCTGGGTCAGTGAGGTCCTGCACAGGGTTATCTGGCTGGGCTGTCCCACTGGAGAACAGTTCCAGATTCCTCAGATGTTGTCCCCTGTGATGGTCGTGATCTCCAAAGAAGTTTCCTTCTGTGTGCATCCTGGAGGAAGAAGGCCTAACGTCTGGTATTCTGCCACAAGAGATGATAGATGCTTAGAGTGGGTTTGTGCCTTTCTCTGTCAGGGGTTAGGCTGTTATATAGGAGGGCTGAATCAGTCACTTTTGGGTCACTGTGACTAAATACGCAACAGAAACGACTTGTGTaagggaagatttattttggttgatGGTCAAAGAGTTGTAGTCCATCCTAACAGGAGAGGTGAGACATAGTGAGTGGCTCAGGCATGGCAGTGGGATAGGAGGCAATGCCTATTTACATTGGATTAGGAAGCAGAGCGAGCAGGCACAGTTAGGGGTACACCCCCTAGTATTCTACTACTGCCAGACAGACCCCAATTTCTAAAGGCTCCACAACCTTCAgggaccaagcactcaaacagAGAGCCTATGGGAAACAATTTAGATTCAAACGGtgtcttttgttattgttgttgttgctgttgttttgagacagtgtttctctgtgtatccttagCTATGCTAGAATTTACTCTACAGACCAGGTTAGCCTACTTCTgtctccagagggctgggattaaaggcatgagccaccactgcttggcttaaACTGTGTCCtaattactgttctattgctgtgaagaaacatcataATCGAGAAAACTCTTTAAAGAAAGTATGTAGccgagtgtggtggcgcatgcctttaatcccagcactcgggaggcagaggcaggcagatttctgagtttgaggccagcctggtctacaaagtgagttccaggacagccagggctatacagagaaacgctctctcgaaaaacaaaaacaaaaacaaaaagtatgtattgtaggcttgcttacagttttagagggttggtCCATGagcatcatggcaagaagcagagagtgaaagtGCGttagtgctggagcagtagctgagggctttatatagatagatagatatatatattttaagatttacttatttattgtatgtatatgagtacactgcagctctcagacacaccagaagagggcattggatcccattacagatggttgtaagctaccatgtagttgctgagaattgaactcaggacctctagaagagcagtcagtgctcttaatcactgagccatctctccagcccccagggctTTATATCTTAATCTGaagacagcaggcagagagagggagagagagagagagacagacagacagagagacagagacagaaagaatggacTTGGCGTGGgtctttgaaacttcaaagctcatACCCAGTGAATAactactccaacaaagtcacaccccCTAGTCCTTCTCAAACAGTCCCACTGTCTGGTAACTAAGCATTcgaatatatgagtctatgggcacaggccattctcattcaaaccatctcCGCTCATACAAGGGGAACTCAGGGAAACACTCTGCTTACCACTTTATCCTAAAAGAGCCACATGCAGAGGCAAGCGGTACATGACCTGCGGTATGGGAAATAGGCCTCCGGCACAGGAACTTGTAGTGTTGGCTGTGCTGCACTCTTGAAGTATGAAAGATATTCAGACCCTGTCCGCTGGGGTTTTTATAGAAGTTCTGTATATGAACATATGATTAAGTTACTTTGTAATGTGATTATGCTCAATCTTCATCTCTTCCCCCTGAAAAGAGTTCAAGTCCTCATCCAATGGTCAGTCATTCTGGCAACACGCCTCCATCCtaattaacatataaaaatatcctCTGGGCTgcaggggggggcgggggggggggagatcagTCGGTAGAGTATTTGTCTATCACATCAtgaaggaagccctgggttcagttgtTGTCGGGAACTTTGTGAAATAAGCACTCTGATACCAatgagagtggaagagagatGATGTCACCAGTGGAGCAGAGATGATGTCACCAGTGGAACAGAGATGATGTCACCAGTGGACCAAAGCCAGTACAGCTCTTCAAAGCCTGTGATACTGGGTCCAGTTTGTGTTCTCTCGTTTTATGCTCTTTGGTTACacaaagacaggatttctttttttttctttctttcttttgttgttaatatatatatatatatatatatatatatatatatatatatatatatatatactgttgctgtcttcagacataccagaagaggatattggatcccattccagatggttgtgagccaccatgtggttgctgggaattgaactcatgtctatcctggaactcattctgtagaccaggctggccttgaactcacatagattcTCCAGGGATTAaagcaccaccacctggctcttaTTTTATGCTCTAGAACCACAAGGTGGGTtgggaagcaaacaaacaagattttACAGAAGTGCACATGGCAGTGAGCAGGTTGTTAGGGAGCGAATAGGCAGTATAAGCAGTGCtttacataaatcaataaataagtcaataaattaatatctaataataataataataattggccTTTTCTGTCTTATTCTACTTCACAGTCCCCAGCATTGCATAAacttggtgtggtggtgcaggtatataatcccagcactcaggaggtggggagggaggaagatcagaagttcaaagccatccttagctacttagtgagtttgaggccagcctgggctacgtgagaccctctctaaaacaacaacaaaatgccctTGCCACTCTAGATCCCAAGGCCTTAGTGATTCTTGTGTCAGAGACCAAGTGCAGAGACTGAAGATCTTTCTAGCTAGGTCCCAGTGTAGGCACAGATATGGATGATGAAACCTTGTCAACACAGTGAAATCTCTATGGCGCCCTTTTCCAGCCTCTATTTCCTCACTCCCTGTCACACTGACACTACACAGTCTGAGCtttgggaagcagaagagaaTGGCTAAGAATCTGGGCTCCAACCATCTCTGCTTGCATGTATGAGCCTGGGCACACGTAGCCTCTCTCTCTACACCACAGTGTGAGCCTGGGCACAGGCAGCTTCTCTACACCAGTTTCCACTTGAAACACGGGAGAAGGCGCACTCCTCTGAGATATCGTAAAGATCCTATAAAGCTCGACCAGTTATGATTTGATCACAGCATGGCGTTAGTCTATGATGACAAGTGTCAGCACGAGGGCCTTCACACATGGACACTGTGTAGATAGGAGCAGAGGGGACACCAGACCAGAGAGAGGGGGACTTGTCTAAGCTCCTTTCATCCTTCATTTATTCATAGATGaggggcagtgggggtggggatagggatgGGTAGACAAAGGCACTTTCTGCTTCAAAAATAACTCCTTGCCTGGGGAGAGTGCCTGCTTCTAGAACTGTCCAAAGAGCCTGATGAATCCAGAAGTCTGCCTAGAAACAAGTGATGATAGCCCTGGCCAGCCAATGGGATCATGCAGGCCTTTCTACCTGTTTAGGGAACTCCCCCTTCATCCTGCCCAGGGAAGGCAGCTTTGAGTGAGTGGGGAATTTCCAGATTTGTGGCTTTCAGTTCCACATCTACCATGTGGGCGGAGTGACCAGCTGTGGACGAATCAGATTCCTTCCAGTATCAGCTTTAAGAGGTGATCTCGGGGCTCAAGGGTCCcagacacacagcagcagcagcagcagcagcagcagcagcagcgcctGTGGGAAAAACTAGAGGCTAGAGCCATGGATGACCAGCGCGACCTCATCTCTAACCATGAGCAATTGCCCATACTGGGCAACCGCCCTAGAGACCCAGAAAGGTATGTGTGAATACTAGCAGAGGGGCACAGAATGCAGGCCTGGGGAGGGACACAGAGCTGTGTTGCAGGAAGGTTGCCTTGAGTGGCCTTGAGCGCTGATTTTCTgagtgaattttatttatttatttatttttgagatagggtttctttatatatatcCCTGGCATTCTACATAATGAAACTCAttatatacaccaggctggccttgaactgcctgcctctgcctcccaagagcgaggatcaaaggcatgtgttaccacaCTTGGCTTTGAGTAATCTTGCCTCCCCCACTCTGCCCCCACCTGCCAAGGGTACTGACTTCCCCTCTGTAAACCAAGGGCCTCCTTTAGGACTTGTGTTCAGAGAGCCCTGGATTCGAGTTTCACCATACAAGTAAGGTCTTTCACAGATCCTCTGAAGCTGGGCCATAACTCCAGGTCAGAAGACTTAAGACCATAGTGTTCCCCCTTGAATCTGTTCTCCCTTGTCTTCAATAAGTCTGTTTGCTTTCCTAGCCTCTAATCTGGAAAAGGGTTCCCATGCCAACAGCCTCAGAACCCATTTCTGAGGACAGTAGAAGTGGCTCCTCACAGTCTTCCTTAACTGCTAGAAGACGTGTATGAGCCCAGGCAAGCAGGGCCTCACCAGACCCGAGTCCACACCTGACACAGGATGAGcctttctgtatatgtgtgtaggggAATAGAGCTGCCTGCCATCCCAGACGCTGCTCACAGAAACGGAGCTCCTGGTCCATGTGTTACATGGTTGCCACAGCCATCCAGATAGCCCTGGGTTCCTCTCCCAGCCCCTTAATGACCTCAGCCTTACACTCCCAATGcccccccaaaccaaacaggGTTAGAATTCGCTTGCCTTCTTGCCttgttcccccaacccccaagctgCCTATTTGCTTGCCTATGGGGAACTAAAACCAGATGTGACGTCAGCTGTCTCCAGGCAGAAAGGGGTTTTGAAAGAGACTCTGGGAGATTGACCACGAATGGCATTCTAGCAAGAAGGTAACCAGATATGGATTCTTAGAGCAATGGGGAATTCTGAggcaactttctttttttttttttttttttaggtttttcgagacagggtttctctgtatagccctggctgtcctggcactcactttgtagaccaggctggcctcgaactcagaaatccgcctgcctctgcctcccgagtgctgggattaaaggcgtgcgccaccacgcccggcctgaggCAACTTTTACTGCTGTCATGGGTGACCACAGAAAAACCACAGCCTCTTTTCTGGGTCCCACTGCTTAACAGCAATGGCTATAAGAACTGTTCATCTATTGTGTCCCTTCCACCGGTCCTCAGATGACATTGATCATCACGGTAATGATAAACAAACTACAGATTCCATATTAATTCTTTCAGTTACTGTAGCTAGGACTTGGGCATTTTTATTATCTCCCTCTgcctgtgccttttttttttttttttaaggctggtTTTACTATGTAGTTGGGCTGGAATTCACAgagtagaccaagctggccttgagctaaGAGAAACTTGCTTAtttcttctgagtgttgggattaaaggtgtgtgccactatggcTGGCATTATTATTACACAGAAGGAATTTGAGCTCATCTAGTAAGTAACTTCCAGGTTATTTCACCTGCTGAGTGTTGGGCATAGCATTTAAGCCAGGACTGAGTCCTGTCTGGGTCCTGTAGAGGCCTCATTTGTGGAGCGAGGAGGTGGGAGCCCTCTGACCTCAGGCCTCTCATTGAGGGCTGTGTGTCATCAAATCCATGACAATCTTCACTTTACTTCAGTTACTGCTTCCAAGACTGACCAGGCCTTCAGCTCCAGGGCTATTCCCTACAGGTTTGATTTGGGGCATTTTTGTGAACACTTCTGCCTGGCAACATGTGCGTCATGATTCCTGTCGGCTCTGGTTGGTTTCTGACttaagtcaattttttttttttttaaacacaaggaGGAAGTACAAAGGAGGAAGTAAAACTAGGAGGTGGCAAGAGTTGGCATTCAATCAGAACCAAGACCCAGCCAACCTAGAGGCAGTAAGAGGTGTGGTTGTGTATGCCTAgaatccagcatttgggaggtggaggcaggaggatcaggggttcaaggccagactcATCTACATGAGaccatctcagaaaaacaaaataatattaaattgagtaaaagaggaaggagagatgatGCTGGACTTGACGTCCAGTCTCCTGGAGGGCAGCATTGTACTGGATAGTGACCTACCTGAGAGCAGCATTACTGGTAGAGGAAATGTGTGTCAGGTGTGGGGCCAAGTGTTTCATCTCTTCGTTATTTAGCAACCGCTCATTCCAAGCCCTAACCTGGTCCACACACAGAAGTGTTGTCTTGTTCCTGGCCCCAGAGTTAGGCAAGCCAGGACGCCAGTTATGGCTACTGTTCTCATCTTCAATACAAACCTGTGTTCACTGGCCTTCTGAAAGATTGAAGTTCGAAAGGAGAGGGACGTGGCTACCCCAAGCTCATGTGGTAGCAGGTAGAGCTGGGACTAGATCTGAATATGGGGTGGTAGAGGGGTTCAGGGGTTCCATGAGTCACCAAAGTAGATGAAGCAGAAGACCTTGAGCCCAGGTTCCATCTTCCTTCAGAAGGCCAAAAAATTAAACTTATTCTCCCTCCTGTCTGATCTCCTTTCTCCAGCCCTTGGCTTAGGAAATACAGAGGGTTGGTAAGCCAATGAGAATTAGCTGTGTCTGTGACGTCATATGTTACCAGGCAGACAGGTTTTCTGGCTTTTCCTAAATGACCCTTCCTGGTTGCTGGAGTAGGCAAGATGCAAACTTATTGAGAGAATTTCCAATGTAGTTCGTCTTACTTAGTCTGAGTCTGCGTTACTATAATAGAAAGCCACAGACTGggtcatttatataaataataataataattaataataataaaatctggagATTTATTTCCTATAGTTACGAAGGCTGAGAATCCCAAGATCAAGGCGCTGGCATCTAATGATGAGTTTCTTGCTGTGTTGTAAATAGAAAGGCAGTGAAAAGGCAGGAGACTCACTCCCCTGTTAAGCCTTCCTACAATGGTGCCTAACTCCACCCATGAAAACACTTGAATCTTAAAGGGGATGTGTGCAAATAACAGTACTGATTGTTCTCCCCACCCAAGGGTGAGTTGGGAAGATTGGACAGGAACTCTCAGGGTGCCCAGTCAGGGTCCTTGTGCTCCATATTGTAACATGTGCATGCACCCCAACACATTACTCAAAGCCCCCAAACTGTAAGGAGTCACTGAAGTCTGAGAGTCTGGCTGTCCAGGAGCATGAAGCCCAGGTAACCTGTGTTGCTCTTTAACTTGCCCCGTTGGAGATCACTACAAGATGCTTCTATGGCCATAgtaagatcttgtttcaaaaaagaaaactgtgctggggtggtggggtggtggctTAGTTAGTGAAGTGCTGGCTACATAAGCAGGAGCCACCCCCTGACCCCCGCCCCATTTGAATCAAgtatctgtaatcctagtgttggggaagcagaaacaggagggacCCCTGGGCTTTGTTGCTGAGACAGTCTAGCTGAATCTTAAAGCtcccagggtcagtgagagacccagcctcaaaaaaaaaaaaaaaaaggtggagagcGACTGAAGAAAACATCCAAAGTGGACATCTGGTCGCCACACACATGTGGGAATgcacatgtaggcacacacatacacacacaccatacacacacacaccacacaccactcatgcacacaccacaccacaccacataccacacacaccccacacatacacaccacacacaatacacacaccactcacaaacaccacacacaccacacatacacatacacagcacacgtgagtatacacgcacacacacacttgttggAGGACAGCCAAATTTTAACACTGTGGGTTTGAGGCTTGCTTACATGACACATGAGAGAGCTGGGAGACTGGTGAAGAAGATCTATTCAGATTTCCAGGGACTCTGGGACAGACGGACtctggagcaggggtgggggtgagggggttgtcttgaaggtgtgtgtgtgtgtgtttgtgtgtgtgtgtgtgtgtatgtgtgtgtgcgcacgcacacgtGCCTGGCACTGCTCCAGCCTGACAATGTTCCTCCCGCTCTACGTGTAAAAGCTCTAGGCCCCACTTCTCCTTTTCAGGTATAAATCCGGCTTTTGCTGTCCCCTACCacacttccttcccttttctctttaaacCTGACGTCACCTCGGGGATTGGGGACGGCACAGTGGATGAAAACCCTTCTTCCTCTTACATAGTGAACTCACCTATCTTTTTCTGCCAGCAAAAACAAGATCaaatccccctccccacttctttttttttttttttNNNNNNNNNNNNNNNNNNNNNNNNNNNNNNNNNNNNNNNNNNNNNNNNNNNNNNNNNNNNNNNNNNNNNNNNNNNNNNNNNNNNNNNNNNNNNNNNNNNNNNNNNNNNNNNNNNNNNNNNNNNNNNNNNNNNNNNNNNNNNNNNNNNNNNNNNNNNNNNNNNNNNNNNNNNNNNNNNNNNNNNNNNNNNNNNNNNNNNNNNNNNNNNNNNNNNNNNNNNNNNNNNNNNNNNNNNNNNNNNNNNNNNNNNNNNNNNNNNNNNNNNNNNNNNNNNNNNNNNNNNNNNNNNNNNNNNNNNNNNNNNNNccctggctgtcctggaactcactttgtagaccaggctggcctcgaactcagaaatccgcctgcctctgcctcccaagtgctgggattaaaggtgtgagccaccatgcccggcccccctccccacttctgagGGGGGCTTAGCTCCTCAGATCTCCAGGGTAGAGGGAacttgggaggagggaggacactCCACTTTACCCTGTCACTACACAGAAGAGACACCAAAGCCCAGAGGAGGCAAGGAACGTGGCTCATCCTTCCCATTGAGCTTGGGCCCCAGGTGGATCAGAGTTCTTCCTGGGAAGGACACTGGGGGTCGGCAGGAGCAGATGTCCTCACTATTGGGAATGTTTGAGTCTGAGAGGGCGTGGGTGGGGGCTTACGTCCCCACTTCCAGTCAGCATCCAGCTCTGGATCATGCTCTTACTCCATCCCAACAGGTGCAGCCGCGGAGCCATGTACACTGGTGTCTCTGTCCTGGTGGCTCTGCTCTTGGCTGGGCAGGCCACCACTGCTTACTTCCTGTACCAGCAGCAGGGCCGCCTAGACAAGCTGACCATCACCTCCCAGAACCTGCAACTGGAGAGCCTTCGCATGAAGCTTCCGAAATGTGCGTGCTCCACCTGTCCCTCACCTCACAGACATCATTTCTCCGTTTAGCCCCTCCCgatgtccctccctcccctgcaccAGGTTTCAGATCTTAACCCCTGGGTTCCTTACTCCCTTGGACCTGGACTCATACTGTCTTCCCTGCCCCACAGCTGCCAAACCTGTGAGTCAGATGCGGATGGCTACTCCCTTGCTGATGCGTCCAATGTCCATGGATAACATGCTCCTTGGGGtaaggaaggaggcaggaaggaaatgGTAGCTGGTGTTTGCCAAGGGGAGGGGCCGAAGGATAACAGCTGTCAAGGAATCTGGGCACTAACTACTGGCGAGGAGCAGGGCACACCTCAGAGAGGCTCGCCCAAGGTGACTGAGGAGGCCAGCACTCTTAGGGCTCCCCTGGTGGGGAAAGGGCAAGTCCCACAGCTTGCAAAGTGCTTCTTCACCTTAGCATCCTATAGTTCCTTACTTCCTCCAAGTCTTTGGCTGCAAAAATGCTGTTACTCATAAGATTACTATTGGTACCTTATCCAGGGCAGAGCACATCAATAGAACGgtgccaaatggtcagtcctgaaaacatacacaagtTAGCATGATGCAGATGGGGCAGGTTTAATTAGGACTagtggtgtatatatatatatagacatataataTATGCAAGCAATgacaatgaatgaaaaaaagaggccatgaatttgaagtgAAGCAGGAAGGAAcatatgggagggtttggggggagAGAGCAAACTCTGCTATTGGGAAGGCTCTGACAAGCTTATGCCCGCCTGACCAGAGAGGGCATAGAGGCAGGAAGGGCGGGCGTGAGGGGCTGGCACTTCCATGTTAGGAGGTGGCAGATTTGAGCTGTTGAGTGCAAGCACCTGACTCGTACTAGACTCTAGCTGCTGGTCCCTGCAGTGCTGGCAACCCTGTTCCCTTCCCCACAGCCTGTGAAGAACGTTACCAAGTACGGCAACATGACCCAGGACCATGTGATGCATCTGCTCACGGTGAGTATCAGAGACAGCGGGCAGTCTCCTGGTTCACGTGGGACCCCGACCCTCACTCATGGGTTAGGCTCACTATAAACTCAACACATGCTTAGTCCAAGGAATACAAGGTGGTCCTTAACTGTTGCGTACAGTCCATCCCCTGCCCACCTTGAGATAAGAgtctatgtagtcctggaaccgactatgtagaacaggttggctttgaactcacaatttgcctgcctctggctcccagtgctaggattaaagacgtgcatcACTAGGCCAGATTCCAGCCACCTCACTTTTGAGGAGTTAAAAATTATGCTccattgaggctggagagatggcttagaggttaagagcaccacctactcttccagaggtcctgagttcaattcccagccaccacatggtggctcacaaccatctgtaatggggatccgatgccctcttctggtgtgtctgaagacagagacagtgtgcttgcatacatgaaataaataaataaataaataaataaatctttttaaaaaatcaaattaaggTCTAATGGATGTGACTTGGCCATGATACCATGTTCTCTTTCCCAAATTAATATTGCACATGCTTGCTTCgtgccaggcactgtgcatgGCTCTTGGCATACAGCAGGGAGCACTAGTTGTGTGAGGACAGGCAGAGGACCCAGTCAGAGGGAAAAAACTGGAGGCGCTGGTTCAGCTCCTGACCTTGACTGGAGTTCCATAGCTGGGTGCCCCTCACCCCTGCTCTCCAACAcggggaccagggaccaggcttgGTGTGGCTAACATCCATTCCTCAGAACGAAGGCCTGGGAACATGGGGTACACATCTCCCCTTATCTATCCTGGGTTCTCTATAACTTTCCCCTTGCCCTGCTGCTCTGCAGAGGTCTGGACCCCTGGAGTACCCGCAGCTGAAGGGGACCTTCCCAGAGAATCTGAAGCATCTTAAGAACTCCATGGATGGCGTGAACTGGAAGGTAAACAGCCCCTGTTGGAATCTCTTCTTCTTCCCACAGTAGCTTCAGGACTAGAAAGAGGCAAAGGGAGGACTAGGGCTGCTGTTCTCTTGAAGCTACTGAGGGCCTTCTAACATTCACGACACCCCTGTGAGTCTTTAAGAGGCACTGAAGCTGAAGCTGGACCCCTCCAAGTTTGTAGTCACGGCAGAGTCCAGAAGGGTAGGCGGTTGACTCCTGACCctgaccatccatccatccctctgttcTCGTTAGATCTTCGAGAGCTGGATGAAGCAGTGGCTCTTGTTTGAAATGAGCAAGAACTCCCTGGAGGAGAAGAAGCCCACCGAGGCTCCACCTAAAGGTACCAGGACGGGAGCTTCAGCCTGCCTGTCACAGTGACCTACTCTCTCAGCTCAGTCTTTTCTCGCCTGTTCCTTCAGGGTTCGGAAACCCTTATATCCTATCTGTGGGTCTGTTCTTTCACACACATGTCCAGAGTAGAGAGGCCTCTAGGCTCTCTGTCTTGGAGCAAAACCAACTCAAAACGTACCCGGCAGGAGTTCCCCCAGCAGTACATAAAACATACAAGGAGGACACAGAATCAGCACATGTCCAGACAGAGCCCTGGGCACCTCTCACTTCACGGCAGTGCCAGCatacaggaggctgaggcataaAGCATTGGGGAACGCCTCTGCTTTACCTTGGCCTCTAACTTGCTGTGCAGTGCTGGACGAGCCCA
This DNA window, taken from Mus caroli chromosome 18, CAROLI_EIJ_v1.1, whole genome shotgun sequence, encodes the following:
- the Cd74 gene encoding HLA class II histocompatibility antigen gamma chain isoform X2, whose protein sequence is MDDQRDLISNHEQLPILGNRPRDPERCSRGAMYTGVSVLVALLLAGQATTAYFLYQQQGRLDKLTITSQNLQLESLRMKLPKSAKPVSQMRMATPLLMRPMSMDNMLLGPVKNVTKYGNMTQDHVMHLLTRSGPLEYPQLKGTFPENLKHLKNSMDGVNWKIFESWMKQWLLFEMSKNSLEEKKPTEAPPKEPLDMEDPSSGLGVTRQELGQVIL
- the Cd74 gene encoding HLA class II histocompatibility antigen gamma chain isoform X1 gives rise to the protein MDDQRDLISNHEQLPILGNRPRDPERCSRGAMYTGVSVLVALLLAGQATTAYFLYQQQGRLDKLTITSQNLQLESLRMKLPKSAKPVSQMRMATPLLMRPMSMDNMLLGPVKNVTKYGNMTQDHVMHLLTRSGPLEYPQLKGTFPENLKHLKNSMDGVNWKIFESWMKQWLLFEMSKNSLEEKKPTEAPPKVLTKCQEEVSHIPAVYPGAFRPKCDENGNYLPLQCHGSTGYCWCVFPNGTEVPHTKSRGRHNCSEPLDMEDPSSGLGVTRQELGQVIL